From the genome of Pochonia chlamydosporia 170 chromosome Unknown PCv3seq00016, whole genome shotgun sequence:
CTGTCGACTTCCGTGTCCTGTTTCAGCGAGCTCCGCGAAACCAACTATGGGCGGCGGTTTGGGATTGCCGGAGTGGCGAAAGTCATTGTATGTAAGAACCGCTCGATATCAGGAGCCTGTATTTACATCCTTAGGTCGTGGACGAGGCGTCCGCTTGCATCCCAGGCCTCGACAGGTACGCGCTCGACAAGGATCACTTGAAAATAAATAAGTTCCAAGGCCCAACCGACCCCTCGTTCGAGAGGGTCTCTGGTGTGATTTCCGAGATGTGCCGCGGCGCGAAGGACATCGTTCGACGTCGGCATGAGCGTGCGTCTTCTGGTTTCGTAAAATATGCTTCCTGCTAACCTGATCAATAGGAAGGACAATCATTACCGATAATAGTGGTAAGCTCCACCATCGCGCCTTCGCCCACCGTTGCTAACAGACCCCAAGTTGCATTGAGGCAAAAGCCTGAAGCCGGAGCTTGTCTCGGTGACCTCTTCGTGACCGATCCGCTCGAGGATAAGAAGGTTTTGAAGCGAAAGAAAGGTGACCGCGCTCATGGCACCTGTGAGTGGATACTCGGCACAGAAGATCTCACTGCTTGGCTACGGTCCAGCCATACCAAGTTCTCGGAGAGCCAGACGACCCATGTTCTGTGGCTCCATGGGAACCCCGGAACAGGGAAATCCACGTTGGCCATATTCCTCACTGACGCACTGTCGACGGATTTTTCTGCCACGGATGCGAACACACTGGCATATTTTTTCTGTGACTCAGCCTTTGATACGCGGAAGACGGCCACCTCAATCATCAGAGGTCTTCTCCTCCAACTCGTCCAGCAGCACCCGCAGCTTCTCAACTACGTCTTGCCAAAGTACAACGAGCGAAAGACGAAGCTGTTCGACTCGTTCGATGCTCTCTGGACAATATTCATGGCCGCAGCGGCGGACCAGGACACCGGCAAAAAATACTGCATTATTGATGCATTGGACGAATGCGATCTAGAGTCGCAAAAGACGCTGCTCCAACAGTTACGAGAAACATTTCAGCGCCCTGATGCCCCACCAAATGTCCGGATATTGGTCACCAGTCGGCCGTATCCCGAGATCCGTGAATACTTAGACGTATTCGCGAACAAGGACTTGGCCGCTTTTCCCGAGGCAAAGCAGGACATTGGCATATGTATTGAGGAAAGGGTGACAGAGCTAGGCAAGAGGAAAAAATACACAGACAAGGTGAAGAGACAAGTCAGCGACATCCTTAGAGACAAAGCAGAGGGGACATTCCTCTGGGTGGGCATAGCCTGCAATGAGCTCGAAGATGTCCCTTCGAAAAACGCTGTCGCCCACTTAGAGAGGATTCCCAGAGGCCTTCATTCGATTTACGAGAGGCTGCTTGACACAGCACTTGAACGAGAGGGGGCCAAGGACGTGATCCGACTCATCCTGGGCTTCGTCGCTGTGTCTTTGCGACCCTTAAGCCTGTTGGAGCTGTCTGAAGCTTGCCAACTACATCCGGACGAAGAGGACACAGAGACCCGGATCCAGTTCATGCGCGAATGCATCGAGTCCTGCCACCTGATAGTAGTCATTCAGGACGAAAAAGTTCTCCTGCTGCACCAGTCTGTGAAGGACTATTTAATTACGGCCAGTGAAAAGGCTTGTTTCAGCGAATTTGAGGCTCATGCCCAGCTCGCATATCGCTGTGTCGATCACCTCATCGGGCAGTTCCATAATAGGAAGCAAGGACATAGCCACTTGTCAAAGTATGCAGCTCTCAAGTGGCCCAATCATGCTCGCATGGCCCAGTCGAGATTCGAGGTCAGGGCTTCGGAAGCAGAATTCTTCGAAATTGATTCTCCGTGCCGGGAGCACTGGCTGACGTCCTTTCCTCTCGGCACACTTATGAGGCGTCCAGGGCAATTCTCCATTTTGCATGTAGCTGCAGCGTGGGGCATTCCCTCTATAGCGGAGTATGCCTCTCGCTCGTATGATCAGCCTCATAAATTAATCCGAGTTGCCGATGCCTCGGGCGCAACGCCACTCGAGTCAGCTGCCTTGTCGGGATATCCAAGTCTTGTGCGTCTCTTGCTGGACATGGGGGCCGAGGTAACCGCAAGAGTGACGGAGGCCGCGGTGCGAAGCTATCAGAATAGCAGGGGAGTCATAACGCTGCTTTTGGACCAACGAGGAGGCGAGGTTATCATTACAGAGGAGGTAGTGAAGGCTGCTGCAGAGAGAGGCGAGGAAGTGATGGCGCTACTTCTCGAGCGGCGAGGAGACGAGATCACTATAACGGACGAGGTGGTGAAGGCAGCGGCAGGAAATTGGTTTAATGGCGAGGAAATGATGGCGCTACTGCTCCAGCGGCGAGGAGATGAGATCACCATCACGGACGAGGTGGTGAAGGCGGTGGCAGGAAATCATAATGGCAAGGAAGTGATGGCGCTACTTCTGGACCGGCGAGGAGACGAGGTCAATGTCACGGACGAGGTGGTGAAGGCGGCAGCAAGcaatgaagaaaatggcaaggAAGTGATGGAGCTACTTCTCGACCGGCGAGGAGATGAGATCACCGTCACAGAGGAGGTGGGCATGGTAGTGGCACGCAATTGGTACAGTGGCAAGCAATTAATGGCACTGCTTCTCGACAGGCGATGATGCGAGATCACCATCACagaggaggtggtgaaggcagcggcagcatacaatggcaaagaactGATGACACTGCTTCTCGAGCGGCGAGGAGATGAGGTGACCATCACagaggaggtggtgaaggcGGCGGCAGGAAATAGACGGAATGGCAAGGAAGTGATGGCACTACTTCTCGACCCGCGAGGAGACGAGGTCACTATCACGGACGAGGTAGTCTGTATCATTGCCAAGAGTTTTGATGAGAAAGTGATGTCGCTCCTTCTAGACCGGCGAGGAGACGATATCATCATTACGAATGAGGTGGTGAAGGCAGCGGCAGGAAATTATTATGGTAAGGATGTGATGGGGCTGCTTCTCGAGCGGCGTGGAGACAAGATTACCATCACAAATGACGTGGTGAAGGTAGCGGCAGGAAATTTTTATGGCGAGGAAGTAATGGCGCTTCTCCTCGACCGGCGTGGAGACGAGATCACCATTACAGATGAGGTATCGAAGGCGGCAGCAAGCAATgaagacaatggcaaggaagTGATGGCGCTTCTCCTCGACAGGTGTGGAGGCGAGATTACCATCACACATGAGGTGCAGCTGGCTGCGGCAACATGTGGTCAAGAAGGAgttttgatgctcttgtCTCAGAAAGGCTTCAGCTCCGTTCGGGACGAATGGCGCTGTATTGCACAATTTTACAACGCTGCTAAGGCGGGTGATGTTTCTCGTGTCGAACAGCTCCTTCATTCAGGAACCAAACCAGATACGAGAAATATCAGAGGGAAACACCTCTATGGATTGCGGCTTCAGAGGGACGGGAAGCAGTCGTTGAAGTTCTGGCGTGAAGGACagacgtcaacgtcaactcGAGGTCGACTGACGGGAAATCGCCCATATTCTGGCCGTCTTGCTTGGGAGAAGAGGGAATTGTCGCCATTCTGATGAACACTGGTGCAAATCCGCACATTGTGGACGAGAATGGAGACATGGCGGTTACTGCGGCAAGACGAACGGACATGAGAAAATCGTCGAGATGCTTGAACGGTCAGGAGAGCCATTTTGAATTCTCAACAAAGTACCAGTAATGGCTGAAAGAACATTGTCTAATGCCTAGAAGTGCTGTTGCTCAATTCGTATCTTGATCAATTCTTTGAGGGGGACTATTTTCCTGGTGTTGGACGAACAAAACGGAAAGGCTCAATCCTTAGTCTTTCTGTTTGTCCTCTTCCCACAAACATGACACTTGTGGACCCTGTCGATCCACCTATACTCAACGCGGATTGTATTGATGGCTGCTGTTGTATCATGGTAAACACATCACAGTCTAAGAAGGGTTCTAGACTGCCTGGCGGAGCTGCCAATTCAGGAGAAACGCCGCAGGTACTTTGAGGCGAGCAGACACGTTATGAGCATTGAACCTTTCGACAGGGCATCTCAAGCGCCAGGTTGGGCCGAGCATGTCTAGCGATGTGGCGGTTGTCTGCCTAGAACAAAGGAGATGGAGTCGGTAGTGACTGCAATAGGGCTCAGTCAGATGTGCCATGTTGTTTCTTGTTGCCTGATAATTTAACGCCAAGACGAAGCATAGCGCTGGGCTGTTAAACACTTCAGAGCGCAAGGCAAAAAGGCATATTACTGATTAGTGTTATTCATCAAAGCTACCGTAGTGAACCCCGAGCCAGATCtgagaacaagaaggagtaACCCGACTTAGCGACCTTCACCTCCCCTTGAGAAATCAGTCAtctctactggacgacgcTGCTGGTCTCTGAATTGAGGTCCAGGGTAGCAGCCCGGGGAATGGACGTGGTAGGTTCGTTGCAGAACATCGCGTAGCCCAGCGTGTCCACATCTGCAATGCTTTGATATGCAGCAGCGATGTCCCTCCGTCCACAATCCAGTCATTAAGCCGATCCTCTCCAACTGTCCTCCCATCCAGATACTCAGGCAGGAGGCCTGGTTAGCGATGGCTGTGACCTGTAGCTCAAGGCGGGCAGCTGGAGCTACGGATGCGTGCGAGTGGGCATTCCCAACCTATCAATCCGACTCCGGTGATCCATATCCACAGCCCTATCGACGCTACTGTTCCGGGTCGTGCCGCCACCCCATTTCAAGACCCTGTATTCACAAGAGCCGAGTACGAAGCTATTGACACCAAGATATGGCGTGGCGGACGCCATATTAGAACAACAGTGCATAATAATAACGAAAGTAAGAATCGCCTTTGTTCGGTTAGCCTACCGTCGCCCGGGTTGGTCTTCGCGTCTTTCACCATTTCTCTTTGCTTCTCCGCCAGCTCTGATAAGTCTTCGATCCGTCAAGGTCTCAATCTTATCGCACACGGCGTAGGGGCCTTGCCTGCACCGAAGGACGACTGCTCTTGCTAACCCCAACCTTGTTTTACCTGTTCCCGAGGGCCAAGTGTTGACCTCAGCGTCACTGCGCCTACATGCACCATTGATGCCGTGATAATACTGGTCTCTTCGAAGGTCATTACCACAGCCATGGGCGCGAAAGACCTTGGGAAATCCTTTAGGAGCGGGTGGAAGAGCTTCCTCAGACGTAGTGCAGCGTCGCCGCCTCCCTCTCCCAGACGGCCCGCAGGTATGTTGAATCCGGACGCGGTCGACTTGACCATTGCTGAGGCGATGCGAGCTACAGAGGAGGGACTCAACGAGGCTCACCCGCCAGACGCAGCATCTCTCGAAGGTGCAACCGAATCGCCTAGCAACAATGCACAGACACGAACTCAATCGGTTCAACGTCAACCCGCAGACACTCCGCGGACCGAATCAATAGAGCAGCAGAGCACAGCCCTTTCCAAATCCCAGGTACTCTGGAACGCCGCTTACGACAGTCTGGAAGAGGATAAAGACACCGCAGAGCTTGTCAGGTCTTATCTAAAGACCCTGACGACAGTTCTCGGGACCAAGCTTGACATTGCTTCTGGCGCCGACGTTTCAGACAATCTGAAAGATCCAACCAGGTGACAGGTGTTTatgaagaagctggtggaggagggcCAAGCGAAGATTTCCACGCCGTCAAATGTGACAAAGGGAGTGGGCGACGTTGCCCAGTTCATTCTCTCGGCTAAGGGAATGGTCGACGCAGCCATCCAAAACATCCCGCAGGCTGCACTTCCATGGGCTGGAGTTTGCATCGGATTGCAGGTGAGCGCTCCCTCGCATCTCCTTGATATTCGTCCACTGATCTCCATACAGATTCTTTTGAATCCTGCCAAAGCGACAAAATCTAATCTTACTGGCATCGCGCACGTCGTCTCTAGAATGGACTGGTATTGTGCCCTCACTGAACATCTCCTGAACAAGGATTATATCGACAGGTCTTTTCAAACACTCCTGCCCCAGCTGCAGGCGAAGATCCTCGCGCTCTACAAGGCCCTCCTCCTGTATCAGATGAAAAGTGTCTGCTCGTACTACCGGCACCGCGGCCTCGTCTTTCTCCGCGGCCTTGCGAATTGGGACAACTGGGACAGAGATCTGAAGACCGTCACAGACGCGGAGGCTACCCTTCAGAGGGATTCGGCACAGTACAACGAGCACCACGCGAAGAGGGCCTTAGCACAGCTTGTCGTGTGTGCCAAGGGAATGGAGGAGCTGCTTGGCGACATTTATCAGACGCTTCGAGAATTTTTAGCTCTCCAGAAGGAACTTCAGcttgatgacattgacagACAATGCCGCTGGGATCTCCGCGTTGTCGATCCGAAGGACGATATAAAGAAGATAGCGAACAAGAAAGACACACTGCTCCCCGATGCATACGAGTGGGTATTCGGCACAGAGCAGTTTGTGCGCTTCAGGCGATGGAATGACGACGACCTACCTGACCAAGATCCATGCCAGCTGCTATGGATAAAGGGACATGCTGGTACGGGAAAGACGATGCTCTTGATTGGTATCATTCGCAGCCTTGAGAAGTGGCAAGATTTCAGTGCGCCAGGCGTTTCCTGTTTCTTCTGCCAAGGTACAGATGCAACTCTGAACAACGCAACCACCGCTTTGAGGTCCTTGGTCTGGATGCTCCTGGTCGAGCAGCCGCATCTCGTATCACATCTGCGCAAAAAGTATAAAGACTCTGGTGCGGCTCTTTTCCGAGATCCGAACACTTTTTTTGCACTCTCTGAAGGGTTTCTGAGTATGCTAGACGATCCCAAATTCTCGCCCGTCCTCTTTGTGGTCGATGCCCTTGATGAGTGCGATAAGACAAAACCCGGCTTGGATGAATTAATTCAGCTCATTTCAAATTCTATCAGTCGCTCCGATAAGGTGAAATGGCTACTCTCCAGCCGGCCGGAGATCGATGTGCTTGCCAAACTCAAGAACTTGAACAGAGACAGTCGGGACATTTCAGAGAACCTAGTTGAACTGGATGCGCAACGTCTGGCAGACCCCGTCGATGCATATATCAGCCACAAGCTCACCACCCTCAGGAGCAGAAGGGGATATGACAAGAGCATTCTGGCTGAGATCTCCGATGAGATCCGTAGACGAGCCATGAACACCTTTTTATGGGTATCCCTCGCGTTCAAAGTTCTTGAAACAATCCATGGACGGTACGCTATCCAGCGCATCAAGCCATGCCTCCCGGTCTGTCAAAGCTATACGACCACATGATGACCAGGATTGAGAAAGTGGAAGAGATAGACCCACAGGACTGCAAGAGAGTTCTGGTGTGCGCTACTCTTGCGTTCCGTCCGATCACTCTCTCTGAGCTAGCCGCTCTGTCTGACATGCCACACGATATTACAGTGATGGCGATTGAGTTATGTGGCTCATTCCTGGCATCTAGGGAGGAAACAGTCTACCTAATCCATCAGTCTGCCAAGGACTATCTAGACGAGAACTTCAATGGTCGGCTTCAGCCTTCCGGAATCGCCCAAGGACATGCAGACATCGGTAGGCGCTCCATTGATGCAATGTCATCAGTTCTGAAACAAAACATGTATGACCTCGATTACGGCTTCAAACCGAAGGATATGAGACCCCCACAGCCAGACCCCCTGGCTTCAGTACGATACTCCTGCGTCGATAGACTGTCGCTGGCGTTGGATTGTCGCCTTGATTTGCCGCGGCCGCTTCCGACGTGTGGGCTCTCCATGTGGCCTACGGCGCTTTGAGGGTGAATCTATTCCTAGTGCTCGGTCTTCGGCGTGTTGGCGGTCTAGCTGCTGCATCACACGGAGGATCTCATCATGAAGGACTCTAATACACCCCGGCTCACGCTGGGCGGCTCTCTGAGAATCCAGAGTTTCCAAGGTACAACGGATCTCATCAAGTGGAACTCGAACGACTTGCcttgtggccatggcaataAGAGAAGCCTTATGGCTACAACGCGaaagtttggcaagatgtCTGTTGGTCAGGTCTAGGACCGGGAACTTAGTAGAGCTTGAAGGGTAAACGACTCATTCATCAGATTCTGATCTCAAACCTAAAGAATTCGTTAGTTTAATTAGCTCATCTTGCAAGAAGGGGCGATGGGTTGCTTCCAAATATCTACTTACAAGTGGACATGGGGATGTTTGAGGAGACAAGTGCAGGTTATTTCGGGATCATCTTGCGGTTATAACGTGGCGGCCAAAAACCTGACAATTCCGTGCATCTTTCTATCCACGTTACAATCATGCTCTTAGGCATGGAATGGATTCGTTTGGTTGTCGTACAAatagtttttttttttttgtgcaTGACTATCGGAGGTTCACGGTAATCTGTCTGGGCTGCTGCTCACTGAAGAAAGACGATAACTCGGTAAGCTTGAACCCATGAATCTCCCCGAGTGGTGCCTACTTCTGTTTTCTATTCTTATGCCTTCCCCATTCTTACGAGGCGCAGTCACCGAGCTATGTATGCTGAGGTGGCTGGCTTAGTTATTGGGAATTTCAAGCCTAATCTTTGAACACGACTCAGGCggcttggtgttggccaaTGGACAGATGACACGCCGTCGGGTAGGCACGAGTAGCTGTACCCTTCCCCGAATCTAACCATCCTTCGTCATATTTAAATCATTGTACTGAGGTCACTCTGAAGTTCCAACCCGTTTTCGCTTCTTCAAAGCCCCATTCGAGTCAAGACAGCCGAGAACTCCCGTGAAAGGATAGACACTTGCCGACGTTTGGGACGTTGCGAAAAGCATTATTGCGACTCTATGTGCATTCCCGTTCAGGACCATTGCCCTTCTTGTCACCAGAATGATGGTGAAGTTTATCGCCACAAGTGTCCCGTTGGGTACGAGTTTAGACGGGGCTCTTATGCCGCGATGGTTCATACTGTCGACGAAACAAATCCCATGATCATTCAGGTGGTTTGCAAACGTTGCAGACGCGCAAAGACCCAAACCTGGATACAGCGGCAGCTCTCCTGGTGGTTGACCCGGCGGCAGAAGCGAATCAACGAAGACTCATGCCAAGTTTGCCAGAACGGAAACAATTTCAGAGAAGAGCCTCTGCGAATCGATCGAGCTTTTATTGAGGGATGAGAAGCTCTGTGAGAAATTTAGAGGATATTTTGAGCGCATTACGCGTGCAGGCAAGCACGTTTATCGTTTCCACATGGCGAGACTTAGATACACCTAACATGTTCCTAGTATGGACTTTGATCATTTTGACCACTGTATGAAACTGGAGAGTATGACTAAAAAGATGTGAGAGTTCGTTAATGTTCCTATCTCTGGGCGTTGAGCCATGAAGATTGATCACACTATGCGAAGTCCCAATGTGTTTGTCCATGGTTCTGGTAAGTTCAATTGCGCGTGGAAAGCTGTCATGGAGAAAGGTGACCAGTAAAGGAAGGGGCAAGCTGCCAAACAAATTGACTGGCTGGTGACATCTGAGTTACAAGCGGATGCGGGGCCATTCAACAGAGTTGCTGCCCAGGTGGTACTGAGCTCTGGTGGCGTTGCAAATATGATGTTAGCACTGTGTACTAAGGCGGGGCGGGGGCGAGTTTGGCTACAGCTCCTGTTGCTCGAGACTTTTGTCACTGTTATCGCCCCTATTCTGCTCTATAAGGAAGCCTTCCTCAGTGGATTGGGCTTCGGCCATTGTGTAGATTCCTTACTCCAACTCATCCCACGCAATGGTGTGGCTTGGGTCAGACTCGAGTTTTATTGCATATGGTATTGGATCCTGAGTTGAGAATCGTCGTGTGACCATTCTCCTTTCAGGGCCATCGTTTTGGCTCGCTGGTGGAAAGCGCGGTTCTATACGCGACCAAACGGGGGTGAAAGTTGCTCGTAAACAAATTAATcaagacagtctttaattGtacgcacccaaatctctattcgcACGCACCCGACCCACATTTAGCCTCACGATGTCCATAGCACCTAAAACTTAACCAGCTGTGAGTGGGATCTTTGTTGCCAAGGTAGTGTTAATTATATGTAAATCTGGTTAGTGACCTTTGTTTGTTGCAGCTGTAGCTTTCCACAACCGTCCGCTGCGGCGTTGCCCTGTTTCCTTTTGCGGCGCGACCCTATGAGACTTAAGCCTTTCCCATACTTGAAGAGAATTGTACTGCCAGTCTTCTTCGAGTGCCTCTATCCTCTTTCCTATTGACGAGTACTCAAATTGTTACTGAACCGGCAACTGTACTCTGTTTCGCTGAGGGAGTAGTTTGTCTTGCTCGTTCGTTGTCTTCGCTTGCGAGTTCCCCTGGTTCGAATCGAGTGACGTTATTGGCTGAGAATTGCTCAACCAGGCGATGTCGGAGGTTTTGTGGCTAAATGTGGGTCGGGTGCGTgcgaatagagatttgggtgcgtaCaattaaagactgtcttgCTAAATTGCTACTAGGTTCTTCATGGAAGTTGCCAATGGAAGGTAGCAAGATGCGTCTAACCCTATCCAAACAGTTATAGACACTCAATTGCGCTTTTAGCTTAGTAAGATGGTCTTTAAAGTATTAAATATAATCGATAGAGGACTGCGGTGAAGACAAAATTAGGTTGTGACTCAGTTTACCATATTGTTGCTGCTATAACGGCGCTAGTGCAACCAGCGCATGCTACTGAATCAGAGTCTCCGGTATCCACTAATATTGTAGCGACACATCAGTTTTGGGAAGACCAGCCATTTGGCGGAGCTGTGGCTCAGTATCAAAATGTCCGTCTTCGTACTGACTACCAGACTGCGAGGCATCTCACTACTGACAGGCGCAATTATTGATGGAGGCAGGCTTCACCAATTGTTCATGAACAACACGATTTTCTGTTCTGGTCGTCAGCTTCATCACTAGTAGACAATCAATTCCGACGCTCAATCCTTCATTCAGCACACAAATAAGGGATTTTACGGATTGACTTGGCCAGTAGCAAGTGGCATCTTCACAATAGCATTATGTCCACTCCCTAGAGCCTCAAATAGTGGTGCACAGTTGTACTCATTCCTAAAGCCCGAATCAACTTTGCCAGTAGCAAGTAGCATCTTCACGACCGCAACAGGTCCGGACGATGCCGCAGCTGATAGTGGCGTCCAGCCATCCCGAGTGGACTTAGAGTGCGGATTGACTTTGCGGGCAGCTGAGAATACCCATGACGTTCTCGTCAACTTATTCTTGGGGAAATGTGTTAACATCAGTGGCTGCCGCGTCCAGGCACTGTCAAGTAGATCAATCGCTCCAAAATGTTGAAACGTTTGAGCTGCAAGATTTGTTTTGCATTGAGGCTTTGCTTTCGCAAAACCTTCCATACAGGCAAAGCCTTGAATAGATGAAAGTTGTTTCTTTAATGCCCTGCATCTTAGTTCACCTAGACTATCGAGCTGTGACCGCCTGCGCATATGCGCAGACGCTCAAGGTTAGGAAAACATCAACTCATCTTTCTTTCAATCCAATTAACCACTCTACTCTCCACTGATATTGGAGTCAGAAGACTAGGCCCATTTCCTCGTATGAACAGTCAACTAACCGAGACTAGGTCACGAGTTGTGAAGACGGCTATGACATATTTCCCGATGGAATATGGATGTGAAAGATGGGCACGACGTTGTTTGGGTTCATTGTAATCCAAATCTTGCTACTTAATAAACTCTAGTTATATAGACATAGCTTTATAATCCAAACAATAGTTGTGAATCTAGTCAGTCATCGTCCTCATAGGCAGCCTCTTCATACTCTTCCTCGTGGCGGTGATGGATCTCGCTCAGCACGGCAGcaccaacagctccagccaAGGCTCGAACCCACTACACTGGATAGCCACGTGGACCATCCATAAATGGTCCATCTCTATtaaatccatcttgtcggcgctCAGATTACATAATATCCATTACATtcgtgcttgaaatggatgtaATTGATGTATTTAGGTGGATTTAGGGTAGGTTTTGAGGATATTTTCTGACCCAGTATTTCAGCGGTCGGCAGGCGTATTTTTGCACGAAATTGATCTTAAATCGAGACACTTAAAACCCTGGTCAGCAATGCCGATCACTCCACAATTCATCTTCCACTGTCGGCATGAACGAATTTCTTCgaatctcctgctgctgcttggcgtacaatttttttttaccATGTATGTCATTCGACatgccagtccagtcagagcaacagaagctgctggaggacCGTCTGTTTCGCGATTTTAAAGGCTGGACTTGGTCCGAACGCGCTCGTGACACTAGCTCGTGGCTTTGGGACTTTGGCTGCGATATTCAACGGCATGGGAACCGGAAATGGGCTTGCAAGCACTGCATCCTCATAAATCGGCCCAGTATCGCCAGTTTTGCGTCGTCAGGCCTTCAGAACGCGGCAAATCACCTGTGGCGTGAGCACAAaataccagcaccagcacgcGAGAAAAGGAGCACGGCACAGCTGAAATCAGAAGGCGCACCGGAATCGAAGCAGCCGACTATTGCCTCTGCTTTGAAACTGAACGTTGACAAGCCTAGGGAACAGACTATCGCGAATTGCATCATCTCACGGTTGGATAAACAGCACTTCCAGCGAATGCTAGTGGAATTAATCGTGAGTAGCAatcaatccttctccttcgtGGAGAACCCCGTCCTCCGAGAAATCTTCGACTATTTGAGTCCATCCGTTTCGATCCAATGCGCCAACCTGAGCGGCAGTGCTATTCGATATAAGATTATTCAAGAATATAACCGCCACAAGCAGAGGGTTATAGAAGTGCTGAGGAGCTCCACTGGACTGCTCCATatatcatttgatggctggacgtCTCGAAATAAGCTTGCCCTGTATGGGATTGCCTGCTTTTTtagagatgagaaggaccgGCCCTGCAAAATCATAATTGGGGTTCCAGAGGCTCATCGCCACTTCGGCTCAACGATCGGCGGGGAGGTTCTCGATGTCCTGCATGCTCTTGGTGTGAGTCGAGAGAAGATTGGCTATTTCACCCTTGACAACGCTGAAAATAACGATACGGCGATGGAGGTTATCGGGGCTGAGCTTGGGTTCAACGGCCGGCTGCGTCGTGGACGTTGCATGGgccacaccatcaacttgtcagccaaggcaCTGTTATTTGGGAGAAATACGGACGCGTTCGAGCAGCAATTATCAGGCGCAGAAGCGTTATCTGATGCTGAATACGCTCGATGGCGCCGAAAAGGGCCTGTTGGGAAGTTACATAATATCGTTGTGGATGTGCGCGTTACCCATCGGCTGATATACTTATTCAGAGAGGTTCAGAGGGTAGGAGGCTTGACCAAACGCCATTCGCCTTGTGCTAACTTTGGCTCTTTAAATAGGAAGAAATTGATCGCGCCACCACCCTGAAACTTCGGTCGAAGAAACCGCTCAAGCTAATCATCGATAACGACACGCGCTGGCTGTCACAGCTCTACATGATCCGCAGGGCTCTGCGGTTAAAAACGTCCATCAAACTACTGCTGGCCAGGTACAAGGCacagtgggaagacgaaaatcGGTCTAGGAAGACTGGGCAGGTgacgcaagccaagttggccaaaaAGCCACGCATCCTccgagacgagaaccaactgACAGACAGAGACTGGGAGGTCCTCTACCATTTGGAGGCTATTCTGACCGTCTTCGAAACCgtggtgaagacgctggAGGGCGATGGGCACATCCGTAAGCGCAGACAGGGCTGGACCGGTTCCTAC
Proteins encoded in this window:
- a CDS encoding WD-repeat protein (similar to Neosartorya fischeri NRRL 181 XP_001262684.1), which codes for MGAKDLGKSFRSGWKSFLRRSAASPPPSPRRPAGMLNPDAVDLTIAEAMRATEEGLNEAHPPDAASLEGATESPSNNAQTRTQSVQRQPADTPRTESIEQQSTALSKSQVLWNAAYDSLEEDKDTAELVFMKKLVEEGQAKISTPSNVTKGVGDVAQFILSAKGMVDAAIQNIPQAALPWAGVCIGLQILLNPAKATKSNLTGIAHVVSRMDWYCALTEHLLNKDYIDRSFQTLLPQLQAKILALYKALLLYQMKSVCSYYRHRGLVFLRGLANWDNWDRDLKTVTDAEATLQRDSAQYNEHHAKRALAQLVVCAKGMEELLGDIYQTLREFLALQKELQLDDIDRQCRWDLRVVDPKDDIKKIANKKDTLLPDAYEWVFGTEQFVRFRRWNDDDLPDQDPCQLLWIKGHAGTGKTMLLIGIIRSLEKWQDFSAPGVSCFFCQGTDATLNNATTALRSLVWMLLVEQPHLVSHLRKKYKDSGAALFRDPNTFFALSEGFLSMLDDPKFSPVLFVVDALDECDKTKPGLDELIQLISNSISRSDKVKWLLSSRPEIDVLAKLKNLNRDSRDISENLVELDAQRLADPVDAYISHKLTTLRSRRGYDKSILAEISDEIRRRAMNTFLWVSLAFKVLETIHGRIEKVEEIDPQDCKRVLVCATLAFRPITLSELAALSDMPHDITVMAIELCGSFLASREETVYLIHQSAKDYLDENFNGRLQPSGIAQGHADIGRRSIDAMSSVLKQNMYDLDYGFKPKDMRPPQPDPLASVRYSCVDRLSLALDCRLDLPRPLPTCGLSMWPTAL
- a CDS encoding restless-like transposase (similar to Metarhizium robertsii ARSEF 23 XP_007816583.1); the encoded protein is MPVQSEQQKLLEDRLFRDFKGWTWSERARDTSSWLWDFGCDIQRHGNRKWACKHCILINRPSIASFASSGLQNAANHLWREHKIPAPAREKRSTAQLKSEGAPESKQPTIASALKLNVDKPREQTIANCIISRLDKQHFQRMLVELIVSSNQSFSFVENPVLREIFDYLSPSVSIQCANLSGSAIRYKIIQEYNRHKQRVIEVLRSSTGLLHISFDGWTSRNKLALYGIACFFRDEKDRPCKIIIGVPEAHRHFGSTIGGEVLDVLHALGVSREKIGYFTLDNAENNDTAMEVIGAELGFNGRLRRGRCMGHTINLSAKALLFGRNTDAFEQQLSGAEALSDAEYARWRRKGPVGKLHNIVVDVRVTHRLIYLFREVQREEIDRATTLKLRSKKPLKLIIDNDTRWLSQLYMIRRALRLKTSIKLLLARYKAQWEDENRSRKTGQVTQAKLAKKPRILRDENQLTDRDWEVLYHLEAILTVFETVVKTLEGDGHIRKRRQGWTGSYGNVWDVVLGYELLLNTLEEYKELAAGFPDAEYLRIGINLAWDKLDEYYQRLDETPIYYTAMALHPAYRWDWFDETWSHKPSWVKKAKEMVADVWLSDYAHLEVGTTSSRSDEEPPAKRSRFFNAFEKNSRLPSSTPAYVTTIMGDEYQAWQTDREVGDSNVRDPIRYWITKKGRYPRLSRMALDFLTIQPMSAECERLFSAAGKMVSALRTDLDAEIIGICQVLRSWYRAGLIKDLDPLLHSHVETQLDGVYATLSDNELALAESKWLLDGEDSVSEGGDLVLQQTGEELITKYESEAE